The following are encoded in a window of Megalops cyprinoides isolate fMegCyp1 chromosome 16, fMegCyp1.pri, whole genome shotgun sequence genomic DNA:
- the si:dkey-219e21.2 gene encoding E3 ubiquitin-protein ligase TRIM39: MKSILKEKTLSKSPVCVIHAAQSNSIGAVRWTLPEENLQAHSSAPSNPFKSPSSSSRPQQHPRQQGLQDLRSLQECVKFINHWKEEVVRVCKNSNDLGEGPSKEEPHKADSRTERSLEESRKLILQWADELKSVDTLFKECPWRQERDEQEAPESKDDDENNNKLVQERIMEWAKELHSVSESCGVPGEELAQMLRMLGLRKKRLVSLLPLLEFITWSLLKEDSKSIVPQLWLSAKQRTWKAGTPRYIPNSVWSWITSAAADVTLDPMTNHPWLLLSDDRRKVQEAHAEMEVAYSTQRFDVWPCVLGWEGFDSGRHYWEVDMANNGYWRVGVTTATSKRRGRFAMVPSQGYWTLWRSTRQFYACTKPETPLPVGLVPRKLGVYLDYEEGQISFYNVENKSHIYTFTDSFRGKLYPLFAPLDGRTLITVSSPNSVTEF, translated from the exons CGCGGCCCAGAGCAACTCCATCGGAGCCGTGCGCTGGACCCTCCCGGAGGAGAACTTGCAGGCACACAGCTCTGCCCCCAGCAATCCCTTCAAGAgcccctccagctcctcccgcCCGCAG CAGCACCCCAGACAGCAGGGCCTTCAGGATCTACGCAGCCTGCAGGAGTGTGTCAAGTTCATCAACCACTGGAAGGAGGAGGTTGTACGAGTCTGTAAG AACAGCAACGATCTAGGGGAGGGCCCCAGCAAGGAGGAGCCCCACAAAGCGGACTCCCGCACCGAGCGCAGCCTGGAGGAGAGCCGAAAACTCATCCTGCAGTGGGCGGACGAGCTCAAGAGCGTGGACACg CTGTTTAAGGAGTGCCCCTGGAGGCAGGAGCGGGATGAGCAAGAGGCCCCGGAGAGCAAAGACGACGATGAGAACAATAACAAGCTGGTGCAGGAGAGGATCATGGAGTGGGCCAAGGAGCTGCACAGTGTGTCAGAG AGCTGTGGGGTGCCGGGGGAGGAGTTGGCTCAGATGCTGCGCATGCTGGGACTGAGGAAGAAGAGGCTGGTGAGCCTTCTTCCCCTGCTGGAGTTCATCACCTGGTCCCTGCTGAAGGAGGACAGCAAG AGCATCGTGCCCCAGCTGTGGTTGTCAGCCAAACAGCGCACCTGGAAAGCAG GAACTCCTAGATACATTCCGAATTCAG TTTGGAGCTGGATCACCAGTGCAGCAG CCGACGTGACCCTTGACCCCATGACCAACCACCCCTGGCTGCTGCTGTCGGACGACCGGCGCAAGGTGCAGGAGGCCCACGCGGAGATGGAGGTAGcctacagcacacagcgctTCGACGTCTGGCCCTGCGTGCTGGGCTGGGAGGGCTTCGACTCTGGCCGCCATTACTGGGAGGTGGACATGGCCAACAACGGCTACTGGAGGGTGGGCGTGACCACGGCCACGTCCAAGAGGCGCGGCCGCTTCGCCATGGTGCCGTCACAGGGCTACTGGACCCTGTGGCGGAGCACCCGGCAGTTCTACGCCTGCACCAAGCCCGAGACACCCCTCCCCGTGGGGCTGGTCCCGCGGAAGCTCGGCGTGTACCTGGACTACGAGGAGGGACAAATCTCCTTCTACAACGTCGAGAACAAGTCGCACATCTACACCTTCACCGACAGCTTCAGGGGGAAGCTCTACCCGCTCTTCGCCCCGCTGGACGGCCGGACTCTCATCACAGTCTCCTCCCCCAACTCCGTCACTGAGTTCTGA
- the LOC118791171 gene encoding killer cell lectin-like receptor subfamily G member 1, translating into AEDAGKAAEAAGQLSECRAELRATSLLLHRISQDWRCQLCPGGWLWSRGSCYYFSVGLQEDRKWNESAAFCQQHDAHLAVIRDHREMEVIQAQMGTYEPMAFLWVGLTDRLEEGQWVWEDGQPHQDHTLSEVQWNSEERDCADIRGDGSLFASSCEAHGPWVCEKPWNPRKPSSPASLA; encoded by the exons gcagaggatgctgggaaggcTGCCGAGGCGGCGGGGCAGCTGTCGGAGTGCCGGGCCGAGCTCCGCGCCACATCTCTCCTGCTACACCGCATCAGCCAAG ACTGGCGGTGCCAGCTGTGCCCGGGCGGCTGGCTGTGGTCCAGGGGCAGCTGCTACTACTTCTCCGTGGGCCTGCAGGAGGACCGCAAGTGGAACGAGAGCGCGGCGTTCTGCCAGCAGCACGACGCCCACCTGGCCGTCATCAGGGACCACCGGGAGATG GAGGTCATCCAGGCGCAAATGGGGACGTATGAGCCCATGGCGTTTCTGTGGGTGGGGCTAACAGACAGGCTGGAGGAGGGGCAGTGGGTGTGGGAGGACGGACAACCCCATCAAGACCACACCCT gtcTGAGGTGCAGTGGAACTCTGAAGAGAGAGACTGTGCGGACATCAGGGGAGACGGGAGTCTGTTCGCTTCCAGCTGTGAAGCACACGGACCCTGGGTGTGCGAGAAGCCATGGAATCCCCGAAAACCAAGCAGCCCTGCCTCTCTGGCTTAG
- the LOC118791686 gene encoding uncharacterized protein LOC118791686 produces the protein MGYCRGGGGAGGGAPNLLSPEDQLLLVLTRLRLGLLLQDLAFRFRVAESTVSRIWVHWMELLQRRLQQIPVKCSQRYISYFQPRHTLTVGSSRELTVLECADLLFDASSRDRQRAAGRPGDSGAAGGAWQSPQPYRFLSHHRGCALASPEGYLGFASSLRLEEWEDHADDPGGPSPAPLALPPHLVGGEEGGAAPPPPTGAPSREVLSVRSLTDKVLTFRYLRAVHPHSSAPQLDRAWEVCCYLACLLHQPMGLR, from the exons ATGGGATACTGCCGCGGGGGCGGCGGGGCCGGCGGAGGAGCCCCGAACCTCCTGAGCCCGGAGGACCAGCTGCTGCTGGTTCTGACCCGGCTGCgcctgggcctgctgctgcaggaccTGGCCTTCCGCTTCCGCGTGGCCGAGTCCACCGTGTCGCGCATCTGGGTGCACTGGATGGAGCTGCTGCAGCGGAGGCTCCAgcag ATCCCAGTGAAGTGCAGCCAGCGCTATATCAGCTATTTCCAGCCCAGGCACACGCTGACGGTGGGGTCCAGCCGTGAGCTGACGGTGCTGGAGTGTGCTGACCTGCTGTTCGACGCGTCCTCGCGGGACCGGCAGCGCGCGGCGGGGCGGCCGGGGGACAGCGGCGCCGCCGGGGGGGCGTGGCAGTCCCCGCAGCCCTACCGCTTCCTGTCCCACCACCGGGGCTGCGCCCTGGCGTCGCCCGAGGGCTACCTGGGCTTCGCCAGCTCCCTGCGCCTGGAGGAGTGGGAGGACCACGCCGACGACCCCGGGGGCCCCAGTCCGGCCCCCCTGGCCTTGCCCCCCCACCTGGtcgggggggaggagggcggggcggccccaccccctccaacgGGCGCACCCTCCCGGGAGGTTCTCAGCGTGCGCAGCCTGACAGACAAGGTGCTGACGTTCCGCTACCTGCGGGCGGTGCACCCCCACAGCTCCGCCCCTCAGCTGGACCGCGCCTGGGAGGTGTGCTGCTACCTCGCCTGCCTCCTGCACCAGCCAATGGGGCTCCGCTAG
- the LOC118791172 gene encoding uncharacterized protein LOC118791172, which yields MSVFKVKEKRLTYQRQEKKTSLHCCVPRCANSSRYNSEISFHRFPIDPKDLTIYRNISPLSSIQCNQGDMPSSCVAINCSVERSPDTLKQGITFHRFPKDPVRRLQWCSALRRQSCDRRLWVPTKNSVLCSLHFAPDMFDRTGQTVRLRDSAVPTLFDFRKRKREGEVEPERLEKVRDWPKRGKRARQEEQAAGRSADSPASLGDLALAAELMEVVSDTVQQVQLGVWSRRGFLNDHGCLPIPTEPGRLCALVRGLAKDQHRQEQALLSLQKAVEGKDKLLQKKKKQWEWEMQALTAARDSRIRVLEEQLQQQRAEAASLQEELRRARQQAQASAEAALSLDAHLRARSQAPPRPTALSARALARGPPKWLRFYTGFHSYAHFKALLAFLQGGDGAGLGWDLETEAEAEGGVEEQDVVKDEDSLSDPPSLVTWPDVHINCRLQSLETSVKM from the exons ATGAGTGTTTTTAAGGTTAAGGAGAAAAGGTTAACATATCAACGGCAAGAGAAGAAAACGTCTCTACACTGTTGTGTGCCTCGATGTGCTAATTCGTCGAGGTACAACTCGGAGATTAGTTTTCATCGCTTTCCAATCGATCCTAAG GACCTCACAATTTACAGGAACATCAGCCCTCTATC CAGCATTCAGTGCAATCAGGGAGACATGCCATCTAGCTGCGTGGCCATCAACTGCTCTGTGGAGAGGAGCCCAGACACCCTGAAACAGGGCATCACCTTTCACAG ATTCCCCAAGGACCCGGTGCGCAGGCTGCAGTGGTGCTCGGCGCTGCGCAGGCAGAGCTGCGACCGCCGGCTCTGGGTGCCCACCAAGAACAGCGTGCTCTGCAGCCTGCACTTCGCCCCGGACATGTTCGACCGCACCGGGCAGACCGTGCGGCTGCGCGACTCCGCCGTGCCCACGCTCTTTGACTTCCGCAAGAGGAAG agagagggagaggtggagccGGAGAGGCTGGAGAAGGTTCGCGATTGGCcgaagagaggaaagagagcgAGGCAGGAGGAGCAGGCGGCAGGGCGAAGTGCAG ACTCGCCGGCCAGCCTGGGAGACCTGGCGCTGGCGGCGGAGCTGATGGAGGTGGTCAGCGACACGGTGCAGCAGGTGCAGCTGGGCGTGTGGAGCCGCCGTGGCTTCCTCAACGACCACGGCTGCCTGCCGATCCCCACCGAGCCGGGCCGGCTGTGCGCCCTGGTGCGCGGCCTGGCCAAGGACCAGCACCGGCAGGAGCAGGCCCTCCTCAGCCTGCAGAAGGCCGTGGAGGGGAAGGACAAGCTGCTGCAGAAGAAGAAG aagCAGTGGGAGTGGGAGATGCAGGCGCTGACGGCGGCGCGCGACTCCCGCATCCGggtgctggaggagcagctgcagcagcagcgcgCCGAGGCCGCAagcctgcaggaggagctgcggcGGGCGCGGCAGCAGGCGCAGGCCAGCGCCGAGGCGGCGCTCTCGCTGGACGCCCACCTGCGCGCTCGGAGCCAGGCTCCGCCCCGCCCCACCGCCCTCAGCGCCCGCGCCCTGGCTCGCGGCCCGCCCAAGTGGCTGCGCTTCTACACGGGCTTCCACTCCTACGCCCACTTCAAGGCCCTGCTGGCCTTCCTGCAGGGCGGGGATGGAGCGGGGCTGGGCTGGGACCTGGAGACGGAGGCGGAGGCGGAGGGCGGGGTGGAGGAGCAGGACGTGGTGAAGGACGAAGACAGCCTGTCCGACCCGCCATCTCTGGTAACATGGCCCGATGTGCATATTAACTGCCGTCTACAAAGTCTGGAGACTAGCGTTAAAAT GTGA